One genomic window of Streptomyces sp. NBC_01276 includes the following:
- a CDS encoding FAD-dependent oxidoreductase — MEEHADVRVPVLVVGGSLVGLSTSLFLSRHGIRHLLVEKHAGTSVHPRGRGINARTMELFRTAGVEPAIRKEASALEANQGILQTRSSLVDGEHKWLVKAVDPSGALKKFSPTGWCLCSQNNIEPVLAAQSRAQGADVRFATELMSFDQDETGVSAVVKDRETGEHLTVRADYLIAADGPRSPVREALRIRQTGNGELFHNVSIVFRSERLADVLGDLRFIVCYLMKPGADGALLPVDNETQWVFHAPWHPETGETLEDFTDERCREQIRSAIGVPDLDVEIGGKAPWHAAERVAEQYGVGRVFVVGDAAHEMCPTGAFGSNTGIQDAHNLAWKVAAVLEGAAGPELLHTYEQERLPVARATSERASARSAEHSHPGYVPPPTMGGGPGSGVLTTAMGYCYPEGAVLGGDPSRPVIPETMRLRGDVGTRAPHMWLTRAGERISALDLYERSFVLLSGPGTPWREAAREVARQTGVRLDAYAIGSGADADLVQPDGADWAELHEVPADGAVLVRPDGFVAWRSEGAAADPRAVLTDALTRLLRRP; from the coding sequence ATGGAAGAGCATGCCGATGTCCGCGTACCGGTCCTCGTCGTGGGAGGCTCCCTCGTGGGCCTGTCCACCTCGCTGTTCCTGAGCCGTCACGGCATCAGGCACCTGTTGGTCGAGAAGCACGCCGGTACCTCGGTCCACCCCCGCGGCCGGGGGATCAACGCCCGCACGATGGAACTGTTCCGCACGGCGGGCGTCGAACCCGCCATCCGCAAGGAAGCTTCCGCCCTGGAGGCCAATCAGGGCATCCTGCAGACCCGGTCGTCGCTCGTCGACGGCGAGCACAAGTGGCTCGTCAAGGCCGTCGACCCGTCCGGCGCGCTCAAGAAGTTCAGCCCCACCGGCTGGTGCCTGTGCAGCCAGAACAACATCGAGCCGGTACTCGCCGCGCAGAGCCGCGCCCAGGGCGCCGACGTGCGCTTCGCCACCGAACTGATGAGCTTCGACCAGGACGAGACCGGTGTGAGCGCCGTGGTGAAGGACCGGGAGACCGGCGAACACCTCACCGTCCGCGCCGACTACCTGATCGCCGCCGACGGACCGCGCAGCCCCGTCCGTGAGGCGCTGCGCATCCGCCAGACGGGCAACGGCGAGCTCTTCCACAACGTGAGCATCGTCTTCCGCTCGGAGCGGCTCGCCGACGTCCTGGGCGACCTGCGCTTCATCGTCTGCTACCTGATGAAGCCGGGCGCCGACGGGGCGCTGCTGCCGGTGGACAACGAGACCCAGTGGGTCTTCCACGCCCCCTGGCACCCGGAGACGGGCGAGACCCTGGAGGACTTCACCGACGAGCGCTGCAGGGAGCAGATCCGCTCGGCGATCGGCGTGCCCGACCTGGACGTGGAGATCGGCGGCAAGGCGCCCTGGCACGCCGCCGAACGGGTCGCGGAGCAGTACGGCGTCGGCCGGGTCTTCGTGGTGGGCGACGCCGCCCACGAGATGTGCCCGACCGGCGCCTTCGGCTCCAACACCGGCATCCAGGACGCGCACAACCTCGCCTGGAAGGTCGCCGCGGTCCTCGAAGGCGCCGCCGGACCGGAGCTGCTGCACACCTACGAGCAGGAGCGGCTCCCCGTGGCCCGGGCCACCAGCGAGCGCGCCTCGGCCCGTTCGGCCGAACACAGCCACCCCGGGTACGTACCGCCCCCCACCATGGGCGGCGGTCCGGGCAGCGGGGTCCTCACCACCGCGATGGGCTACTGCTACCCCGAGGGCGCGGTCCTCGGCGGCGACCCGTCCCGGCCGGTCATCCCCGAGACCATGCGGCTGCGGGGCGACGTGGGTACCCGCGCCCCGCACATGTGGCTGACCCGGGCCGGCGAGCGGATCTCCGCCCTCGACCTCTACGAGCGCTCCTTCGTGCTGCTCAGCGGACCGGGCACGCCCTGGCGGGAGGCGGCGCGGGAGGTGGCGCGGCAGACGGGCGTGCGCCTGGACGCCTACGCGATCGGCTCCGGAGCCGACGCCGACCTGGTCCAGCCGGACGGCGCCGACTGGGCCGAGCTGCACGAGGTGCCGGCCGACGGGGCGGTCCTGGTGCGCCCGGACGGGTTCGTCGCCTGGCGTTCGGAAGGGGCCGCTGCGGACCCGCGGGCCGTCCTGACGGACGCGCTGACGCGGCTGCTGCGCCGCCCCTGA
- a CDS encoding DMT family transporter, with product MEANLRWSLVTAIAPVAWGANYYVTRAFLPDGHPLYGSAIRALPAGLLLLAVSRELPRGSWWWKSLLLGVLNMGGFFALVYVAAQRLPSSVAATVMATGPLTMMLIAWPLVGERPASRHLAGAGLGAGGVALMLFTGSVPADALGVLAAAVAMAMSALGYVLAKRWSAGAGVLASASWQLLGGGLLLLPFAVAVEGAPPAVDGRAAIGFGYAVLVATALAFTTWFAGLRRLPAATVGLLGLLNPVTGVLLGLAVAGESLTARQLCGLLLAVAGVFLGRPGAAAARPARVARMAVDGAPRHDSPPAGS from the coding sequence ATGGAAGCGAATCTACGGTGGTCCCTGGTCACGGCGATAGCCCCGGTGGCCTGGGGCGCCAACTACTACGTCACCCGCGCGTTCCTCCCCGACGGCCACCCCCTCTACGGATCGGCGATCCGCGCCCTGCCCGCCGGGCTGCTGCTCCTGGCCGTGAGCCGCGAGCTGCCGCGCGGCTCCTGGTGGTGGAAGTCGCTCCTGCTGGGCGTGCTCAACATGGGCGGGTTCTTCGCCCTCGTGTACGTGGCCGCGCAACGGCTGCCGAGCAGTGTGGCCGCGACGGTGATGGCGACCGGACCGCTGACCATGATGCTGATCGCCTGGCCCCTGGTGGGCGAGCGGCCGGCCTCGCGGCACCTGGCCGGGGCGGGGCTGGGGGCGGGCGGGGTGGCGCTGATGCTGTTCACGGGCAGCGTGCCCGCCGACGCGCTCGGGGTCCTGGCCGCCGCCGTCGCCATGGCCATGTCCGCGCTCGGCTACGTCCTGGCCAAACGCTGGAGCGCCGGCGCCGGGGTGCTCGCCTCGGCCTCCTGGCAGCTGCTCGGCGGCGGGCTCCTGCTGCTGCCCTTCGCCGTCGCGGTGGAGGGCGCGCCGCCGGCCGTCGACGGCCGGGCGGCGATCGGGTTCGGCTACGCGGTCCTGGTGGCGACGGCCCTCGCCTTCACCACCTGGTTCGCGGGGCTGCGGCGGCTGCCCGCGGCCACGGTCGGGCTGCTCGGGCTGCTCAATCCGGTGACGGGAGTGCTGCTGGGGCTCGCGGTGGCCGGGGAGAGCCTGACGGCGCGCCAGCTGTGCGGGCTGCTGCTGGCGGTGGCCGGCGTCTTCCTCGGCCGCCCGGGGGCCGCGGCCGCCCGGCCCGCGCGCGTCGCACGGATGGCTGTGGACGGAGCTCCCCGGCACGACAGCCCACCCGCCGGCTCGTAG
- a CDS encoding galactose oxidase-like domain-containing protein, with the protein MPRAAHRSAVRSAVLSAGVLVSALAVAASAAVPAAAAASGPLRPPAHDGGRGDAHHGGPAPAGAAPAAADPGEAALIGEEHARAHAGRRRAARDAGGYPQATRTASLAALTDSQARANAAFPAARFGRFAEFFPSPDFGVHVAQLPTGKVLLFSFERIETDPTKETGPTDRLGRTNAGRAFLWDPARGTGARAFKEVRPPTVLIPDGTHSPRPAPFFCAGHAFLPNGMVAVFGGNNGGKGGSGARLSFVFDPWTENWYRNRDMSVGRWYPSVVTGADGRQIIMSGQSERGTGTPTPVVERFPAKRLPVPWRPYDIPLDIASERFGADAPFRNDYPHLFSLRDGMIYGLGRDADQQWLFDPVKETRRDLPRRPADFRGYGSAVPLPAGLRGPDSILVLGGDPLDPNTYRLSGAGWTTEEPRAFGRTQDDTLILPDATLLTVNGALSTRDYGNGPFNPKADLKYRQTELRGADGRWRLGPAQRLPRGYHSNALVMPDGRVMVTGDELQQIANDPDIRDAMDGSIELYEPAYLHRGPRPALDRAPGGELPHGAAFEVRSSTASAVRRAVLLAPTTVTHAVNTSQRHLELPVSGVRGDTITLRTPATPADAPPGYYMLFLLDGRGVPSTAKWLKLGVR; encoded by the coding sequence ATGCCCCGAGCAGCACACCGGTCCGCCGTACGATCCGCCGTCCTGTCCGCGGGCGTCCTCGTCTCCGCGCTGGCCGTGGCGGCCTCGGCCGCCGTCCCTGCCGCGGCCGCCGCCTCCGGGCCGCTCCGGCCCCCGGCGCACGACGGCGGCCGCGGGGACGCGCACCACGGCGGGCCGGCCCCGGCCGGAGCGGCTCCCGCCGCGGCCGACCCCGGCGAAGCGGCCCTGATCGGCGAGGAGCACGCACGGGCCCACGCGGGGCGGCGCCGGGCCGCCCGGGACGCCGGCGGCTACCCGCAGGCCACCCGTACGGCGAGCCTGGCCGCTCTGACGGACTCCCAGGCCCGCGCCAACGCCGCTTTCCCGGCCGCCCGGTTCGGCCGGTTCGCCGAGTTCTTCCCCTCCCCCGACTTCGGTGTCCACGTCGCCCAGCTCCCCACCGGCAAGGTGCTGCTGTTCTCCTTCGAACGGATCGAGACCGACCCCACCAAGGAGACCGGCCCCACCGACCGGCTCGGACGGACCAACGCCGGCCGCGCCTTCCTCTGGGACCCGGCCCGCGGAACGGGCGCGCGGGCCTTCAAGGAGGTCCGGCCGCCGACCGTCCTGATCCCGGACGGCACCCACTCCCCGCGCCCCGCTCCGTTCTTCTGTGCCGGACACGCCTTCCTGCCCAACGGGATGGTCGCCGTGTTCGGCGGCAACAACGGCGGCAAGGGGGGCAGCGGCGCCCGCCTCTCCTTCGTGTTCGACCCCTGGACCGAGAACTGGTACCGCAACCGGGACATGTCCGTGGGCCGCTGGTACCCCTCGGTGGTCACCGGCGCGGACGGCCGCCAGATCATCATGTCGGGCCAGTCCGAGCGCGGTACGGGCACCCCCACCCCGGTGGTGGAGCGGTTCCCGGCGAAGCGGCTGCCCGTCCCCTGGCGCCCGTACGACATCCCCCTCGACATCGCCTCGGAACGCTTCGGCGCGGACGCGCCCTTCCGCAACGACTACCCGCACCTCTTCTCCCTGCGCGACGGCATGATCTACGGCCTGGGCCGCGACGCCGACCAGCAATGGCTGTTCGACCCCGTCAAGGAGACCCGCCGCGACCTCCCCCGGCGTCCGGCCGACTTCCGCGGGTACGGATCCGCCGTACCGCTCCCGGCCGGCCTGCGCGGCCCCGACTCCATCCTGGTCCTCGGCGGCGACCCGCTCGACCCGAACACGTACAGGCTGTCGGGGGCGGGGTGGACCACCGAGGAGCCCCGGGCCTTCGGCCGCACCCAGGACGACACCCTGATCCTGCCCGACGCCACCCTGCTCACCGTCAACGGCGCCCTGAGCACCCGGGACTACGGCAACGGCCCCTTCAACCCGAAGGCCGACCTCAAGTACCGGCAGACCGAACTGCGCGGCGCGGACGGCCGCTGGCGGCTGGGCCCCGCCCAGCGGCTGCCGCGCGGCTACCACTCCAACGCCCTGGTCATGCCGGACGGCCGGGTCATGGTGACCGGTGACGAGCTCCAGCAGATCGCCAACGACCCCGACATCCGCGACGCGATGGACGGCAGCATCGAGCTCTACGAGCCCGCGTACCTGCACCGGGGTCCCCGGCCCGCCCTCGACCGGGCCCCGGGCGGCGAGCTCCCCCACGGCGCGGCCTTCGAGGTGCGCAGCTCCACCGCGTCCGCCGTGCGACGGGCCGTCCTGCTGGCGCCGACCACGGTCACCCACGCGGTGAACACCAGCCAGCGCCACCTGGAGCTGCCGGTCAGCGGGGTGCGCGGCGACACGATCACCCTGCGCACGCCGGCCACGCCGGCCGACGCGCCGCCCGGGTACTACATGCTCTTCCTCCTGGACGGCCGGGGCGTCCCCAGTACGGCGAAGTGGCTGAAGCTCGGGGTCCGCTAG
- a CDS encoding MarR family winged helix-turn-helix transcriptional regulator, with protein MEDIKSGPPDHVARIQAEWARERPDLDVAPQAVIGRLHRLGLLLTERLTPVYRRHGLGEGEFDVLAALRRAGEPFERAPGELAAHTMVTTGAMTKRIDRLERDGLVTRRRSAVDGRGRVVALTPGGREVIDRAFADHIRNERALLDALTPAEAAGLEVLLTAWLSRVEPPAEV; from the coding sequence ATGGAAGACATCAAGAGCGGTCCGCCGGACCACGTCGCCCGCATCCAGGCGGAGTGGGCCCGTGAGCGCCCCGACCTGGACGTGGCCCCCCAGGCGGTGATCGGCCGGCTGCACCGCCTCGGCCTGCTGCTGACCGAACGCCTCACCCCCGTCTACCGGCGCCACGGCCTGGGCGAGGGCGAGTTCGACGTCCTGGCCGCGCTGCGCCGGGCGGGCGAACCCTTCGAGCGGGCGCCCGGCGAGCTGGCCGCCCACACGATGGTCACCACGGGAGCCATGACCAAGCGGATCGACCGGCTCGAACGGGACGGGCTGGTCACCCGCCGCCGGTCGGCCGTCGACGGCCGCGGCCGCGTGGTCGCCCTCACCCCGGGGGGCCGCGAGGTGATCGACCGCGCCTTCGCCGACCACATCCGCAACGAACGCGCCCTCCTCGACGCGCTGACCCCCGCCGAGGCCGCCGGACTGGAGGTGCTCCTCACCGCCTGGCTCTCCCGCGTCGAACCGCCCGCGGAGGTCTGA
- a CDS encoding tannase/feruloyl esterase family alpha/beta hydrolase, whose amino-acid sequence MIRLPDHWNGGLVVAGPPGLREQYADDRIISDQILAKGYAYAATDKGNTGEEIYKDGERPGDAIMEWHRRFTEITVAAEKVTDRHYGRTPRFTYAAGLSAGGHPVRRQLEHRPDLYTGGLDWNALTFTTDGGLLKTLPPALDALTPQTAFGDVYHRMVTDSGRGALHRYITVPGGAHADGLVALDEEHLRPMPGNFTAAFADLETWTRPTSGRQSRTAASRSGPGWTSPRRTCPGIQEMPRTNWRPGHAFAYIQ is encoded by the coding sequence GTGATCCGGCTGCCCGACCACTGGAACGGCGGGCTCGTCGTCGCCGGGCCGCCGGGGCTGCGCGAGCAGTACGCCGACGACCGGATCATCAGCGACCAGATCCTCGCGAAGGGATACGCCTACGCCGCCACCGACAAGGGGAACACCGGCGAGGAGATCTACAAGGACGGGGAACGTCCCGGCGACGCCATCATGGAATGGCACCGCAGGTTCACCGAAATCACCGTCGCCGCCGAGAAGGTGACCGACCGGCACTACGGCCGCACCCCGCGCTTCACCTACGCCGCGGGCCTGTCCGCGGGCGGCCACCCCGTCCGCCGGCAGCTCGAACACCGCCCGGACCTGTACACCGGGGGGCTGGACTGGAACGCCCTCACCTTCACCACCGACGGTGGTCTGCTCAAGACCCTGCCGCCCGCGCTCGACGCCCTCACCCCGCAGACCGCCTTCGGCGACGTCTACCACCGCATGGTCACCGACTCCGGACGCGGCGCCCTGCACCGCTACATCACGGTCCCCGGCGGTGCGCACGCCGACGGCCTGGTCGCGCTGGACGAGGAGCACCTGCGCCCGATGCCGGGGAACTTCACGGCCGCCTTCGCAGACCTCGAAACCTGGACCCGGCCGACCTCGGGCCGGCAGTCCCGGACGGCCGCGAGCCGCTCCGGCCCCGGGTGGACATCCCCGCGACGCACCTGCCCCGGAATACAGGAAATGCCCCGGACGAATTGGCGTCCGGGGCATGCATTCGCGTATATTCAATAG
- a CDS encoding VWA domain-containing protein, protein MITRKRLAAGACGLFVALTAGLLPTNAVAADGPAKEPPKVELVLDVSGSMRATDIDGQSRMAAAKQAFNEVLDAVPDEVRLGIRTLGATYPGDDRALGCKDTKQLYPVGTVNRTEAKTAVATLAPTGWTPIGPALQAAAQDLDGGNATRRIVLITDGEDTCAPLDPCEVARDIAAKGIHLVVDTLGLVPDAKTRAQLTCIAEATGGTYTSVAHTAELSGRVRQLVDRAADPVVTPVATEGAKQCEGAPQLKAGLYSDRETFGEHRWYRVDVRPGQELRASVSIGADRAVNNDYGVLLRASTVHGREIVRGSEAGDGRTDVVSTGLRYPKAPLDGDASKTPETVCLQVSNSFSAGPAVKTAPGMPVELTIDLVDGPDEPSDVASFGLGRGWWLLGLLVLTGLLAGLVWGWISRWRISVWRTN, encoded by the coding sequence ATGATCACAAGAAAACGGCTGGCGGCCGGGGCCTGCGGCCTGTTCGTCGCCTTGACCGCGGGGCTCCTGCCCACGAACGCCGTCGCCGCCGACGGACCCGCGAAAGAGCCCCCCAAGGTCGAGCTGGTGCTCGACGTCAGCGGATCGATGCGCGCGACCGACATCGACGGCCAGTCCCGGATGGCCGCCGCCAAGCAGGCCTTCAACGAGGTCCTGGACGCGGTGCCCGACGAAGTCCGGCTCGGCATAAGGACCCTGGGGGCCACCTACCCCGGTGACGACCGGGCGCTGGGCTGCAAGGACACCAAGCAGCTCTACCCCGTCGGCACGGTCAACCGCACCGAGGCGAAGACCGCCGTCGCCACCCTCGCCCCCACCGGCTGGACGCCGATCGGCCCCGCCCTGCAGGCCGCCGCCCAGGACCTCGACGGGGGCAACGCCACCCGCCGCATCGTGCTCATCACCGACGGCGAGGACACCTGCGCCCCGCTCGACCCGTGCGAAGTGGCCCGCGACATCGCGGCCAAGGGCATCCACCTCGTCGTCGACACCCTCGGCCTCGTCCCCGACGCCAAGACCCGCGCCCAGCTCACCTGCATCGCGGAGGCCACCGGCGGCACGTACACCTCGGTGGCGCACACCGCCGAACTCTCCGGCAGGGTCAGACAACTGGTCGACCGGGCCGCCGACCCGGTGGTCACCCCGGTGGCCACCGAGGGCGCCAAGCAGTGCGAAGGCGCCCCGCAGCTGAAGGCCGGCCTCTACAGCGACCGCGAGACCTTCGGCGAGCACCGCTGGTACCGCGTCGACGTCCGCCCCGGACAGGAACTGCGCGCCTCGGTCAGCATCGGCGCCGACCGCGCCGTCAACAACGACTACGGCGTCCTGCTGCGCGCGTCCACCGTCCACGGGCGGGAGATCGTCCGGGGTTCCGAGGCCGGCGACGGCCGCACCGATGTCGTCTCGACCGGCCTGCGCTACCCGAAGGCACCCCTGGACGGGGACGCCTCGAAGACCCCGGAGACCGTCTGCCTCCAGGTCAGCAACTCCTTCTCCGCCGGTCCGGCCGTCAAGACCGCGCCCGGCATGCCCGTCGAGCTGACCATCGACCTGGTCGACGGCCCGGACGAGCCCTCCGACGTGGCCTCCTTCGGCCTCGGCCGGGGCTGGTGGCTGCTGGGCCTGCTGGTGCTCACCGGTCTGCTCGCGGGGCTGGTCTGGGGCTGGATCTCGCGCTGGCGCATCTCCGTCTGGAGGACCAACTGA
- a CDS encoding acyl-CoA carboxylase subunit epsilon gives MRSDAAISSLLRVHRGTAEPEELAAITVVVACLAGRVTPSCDRTERTAHHRQRPRPAGHGCWAGCWACQ, from the coding sequence ATGCGAAGCGACGCCGCCATATCGAGCCTGCTCCGGGTCCACCGGGGCACCGCCGAACCCGAGGAACTGGCCGCGATCACCGTGGTGGTCGCCTGCCTCGCCGGCCGGGTCACGCCCTCCTGCGACCGCACCGAGCGCACCGCGCACCACCGCCAGCGTCCGCGGCCCGCGGGCCACGGATGCTGGGCGGGGTGCTGGGCCTGCCAATAG
- a CDS encoding ATP-binding domain-containing protein codes for MSNIAFQSEQRFVTELYARLEDLRDRADRAVRAALRQGGNGFQERLERDVAVAEQSGLLAALNAAEHGLCFGRLEFSDGRDHHIGRIGIRQDDAERTPLVLDWRAETARPFYLATGYVPMGLRRRRHITTLGREVTALHDEILDLADTERTGYEGADADAVLLAALDAARTGRMHDIVQTIQAEQDGIIRSSHRGVLVVEGGPGTGKTAVALHRAAFLLYAHRELLARRGVLIVGPNPAFLGYIGEVLPSLGETGVLLSSPGDLFPGVRATGTDRPGAAEVKGRAAMAEVLARVVADRQTLPEGVPAGSGEDSDTVPEPALEIDHEDYGTLLLDRTMAHAARDRARATALPHNLARPYFAFAVIDALTAQLVDRLGADPYGGPNLLGPDDAAQLGKEIATSADVHAAIDSLWPPLTPEQLVTEFLAEPSHLAEADADLIRRPAGEWTPADVPLLDEAAELLGTDDSAERAAAERARLERIDYAQGVLDLSQGSESYEFEDMENEYLAAHDIIDAERMAERHEEADRRTTAERAAADRTWAFGHVIVDEAQELSEMAWRLLMRRCPTRSMTLVGDPAQTGDEAGCGSWHQILDPYVGDRWERVRLAVNYRTPAEIMEVAAAVLRAHHPGFEPPSSVRSTGVRPWVRGTGDLPGAVAEAVRADAPAEGRLAVIAPRPLHPALAAALPGVRAGEEPDLTRPVVLLDPRQAKGLEFDTVIVAEPAGFPPSDLYVALTRATQHLGVLHTGRLPEGLDG; via the coding sequence TTGTCAAACATCGCATTTCAGAGTGAGCAGCGATTCGTCACCGAGCTGTACGCGCGCCTCGAAGATCTGCGGGACCGGGCCGATCGCGCCGTCCGGGCGGCGCTGCGCCAGGGCGGCAACGGATTTCAGGAACGGCTGGAGCGCGACGTTGCCGTCGCCGAACAGTCCGGTCTCCTCGCCGCGCTGAACGCCGCCGAACACGGTCTCTGTTTCGGCCGGCTGGAATTCTCGGACGGCCGGGACCACCACATCGGCCGGATCGGAATCAGGCAGGACGACGCCGAACGCACACCCCTCGTACTCGACTGGCGCGCCGAAACGGCCCGCCCGTTCTATCTCGCCACCGGGTACGTCCCGATGGGGCTGCGCCGCCGCCGGCACATCACCACCCTGGGGCGGGAGGTGACCGCCCTGCACGACGAGATCCTCGACCTCGCCGACACCGAACGCACCGGTTACGAGGGCGCCGACGCGGACGCCGTGCTGCTCGCCGCCCTCGACGCCGCCCGCACCGGCCGCATGCACGACATCGTGCAGACCATCCAGGCCGAACAGGACGGGATCATCCGCTCCTCCCACCGCGGCGTCCTGGTCGTCGAGGGCGGCCCCGGCACCGGCAAGACCGCCGTCGCCCTGCACCGTGCCGCCTTCCTCCTGTACGCGCACCGCGAGCTCCTCGCCCGGCGCGGCGTACTGATCGTCGGCCCGAACCCCGCCTTCCTCGGCTACATCGGCGAGGTGCTGCCCTCCCTCGGCGAGACCGGGGTGCTCCTGTCCTCCCCGGGCGACCTCTTCCCCGGCGTGCGCGCCACCGGCACCGACCGCCCCGGAGCCGCCGAGGTCAAGGGCCGTGCCGCCATGGCGGAAGTCCTCGCCCGGGTAGTCGCCGACCGCCAGACCCTCCCCGAGGGAGTGCCCGCGGGCAGCGGCGAGGACAGCGACACGGTGCCGGAGCCGGCCCTGGAGATCGACCACGAGGACTACGGGACGCTCCTGCTCGACCGGACCATGGCCCACGCCGCGCGCGACCGGGCCCGCGCCACCGCCCTGCCGCACAACCTGGCCCGCCCCTACTTCGCGTTCGCCGTCATCGACGCCCTCACCGCGCAGCTCGTCGACCGGCTCGGCGCCGACCCCTACGGCGGCCCCAACCTGCTCGGCCCCGACGACGCGGCCCAACTCGGCAAGGAGATCGCCACCAGCGCCGACGTGCACGCCGCCATCGACAGCCTCTGGCCGCCGCTCACCCCGGAGCAGCTGGTCACCGAGTTCCTCGCCGAACCCTCCCACCTCGCCGAGGCGGACGCCGACCTGATCCGCCGGCCCGCGGGGGAGTGGACCCCGGCCGACGTCCCGCTCCTCGACGAGGCCGCGGAACTGCTCGGGACCGACGACAGCGCCGAACGCGCCGCCGCCGAGCGGGCCCGGCTGGAGCGCATCGACTACGCCCAGGGCGTCCTGGACCTCTCCCAGGGCTCCGAGTCCTACGAGTTCGAGGACATGGAGAACGAATACCTCGCCGCCCACGACATCATCGACGCGGAACGGATGGCCGAGCGCCACGAGGAGGCCGACCGCCGCACCACGGCCGAACGCGCCGCCGCCGACCGCACCTGGGCCTTCGGGCACGTGATCGTCGACGAGGCGCAGGAGCTGTCCGAGATGGCCTGGCGCCTGCTGATGCGCCGCTGCCCCACCCGCTCCATGACCCTCGTCGGAGACCCGGCCCAGACCGGCGACGAGGCGGGCTGCGGCTCCTGGCACCAGATCCTGGACCCGTACGTCGGCGACCGCTGGGAACGCGTCCGGCTCGCCGTCAACTACCGTACGCCCGCCGAGATCATGGAGGTCGCCGCCGCCGTCCTGCGCGCCCACCACCCCGGCTTCGAACCGCCGAGCTCGGTGCGCTCCACCGGCGTGCGCCCCTGGGTGCGCGGGACCGGGGACCTGCCGGGGGCCGTCGCCGAGGCCGTCCGCGCCGACGCCCCGGCCGAGGGCCGCCTCGCGGTGATCGCACCCCGCCCCCTGCACCCCGCGCTGGCCGCGGCCCTGCCCGGCGTACGGGCCGGAGAGGAGCCCGACCTCACCCGGCCCGTCGTGCTGCTCGACCCGCGCCAGGCCAAGGGGCTGGAGTTCGACACGGTGATCGTGGCCGAGCCGGCCGGCTTCCCGCCCAGCGACCTCTACGTGGCACTCACCCGCGCCACCCAGCACCTGGGCGTGCTGCACACCGGCCGCCTGCCCGAAGGACTGGACGGCTGA
- a CDS encoding cytochrome P450 produces the protein MPVVDISSGAEDFAADPYSFYAALRAAGPVHRVGGGSPDDSPCWIVVGYEEARQALSHPSLLKDWRSAGTFPGIEPTAANSNMLESDPPQHTRLRRLVAREFTGRRVQTMRPLVERTTGELLDAMAARPERTADLVRDLAFPLPMTVICELLGVPDLDRDRFRHWSNAVVTPLPGTVGNEAHRQLSGYLAELVARKAAHPGDDLFSALIRTRDEDGDSLSPDELIGMAFLLLVAGHETTVNLISNGVRALLAHPAQLAELRADPDKLLDAAVEEMLRYDGPVQNSTYRYAATDVQLGGVVIPAGSIVLASLAGADRDPGRFADPDVFDIHRAPQGHLAFGHGLHFCIGAPLARMEGRIAVRGLLERFPGLAEDPAAGPRQWLPGSLMRGVRSLPVRW, from the coding sequence ATGCCCGTGGTCGACATCAGCTCCGGCGCCGAGGACTTCGCCGCCGACCCCTACTCCTTCTACGCGGCGCTGCGCGCGGCCGGACCGGTCCACCGGGTCGGCGGCGGCTCCCCCGACGACAGCCCCTGCTGGATCGTCGTCGGGTACGAGGAGGCCCGCCAGGCCCTGAGCCACCCGTCCCTGCTGAAGGACTGGCGCAGCGCCGGGACGTTCCCCGGCATCGAGCCCACCGCGGCCAACTCCAACATGCTGGAGTCCGATCCGCCCCAGCACACCCGGCTGCGCCGCCTGGTGGCCCGCGAGTTCACCGGCCGCCGGGTCCAGACGATGCGCCCGCTCGTCGAACGGACCACCGGCGAGCTCCTCGACGCCATGGCCGCCCGCCCCGAGCGCACCGCCGACCTGGTCCGGGACCTGGCCTTCCCCTTGCCGATGACGGTGATCTGCGAGCTCCTCGGCGTCCCCGACCTCGACCGCGACCGCTTCCGCCACTGGTCGAACGCGGTCGTCACCCCGCTGCCGGGCACCGTCGGCAACGAGGCGCACCGGCAGTTGAGCGGTTACCTCGCGGAGCTCGTCGCGCGGAAGGCCGCCCACCCGGGCGACGACCTGTTCAGCGCTCTGATCCGGACCCGCGACGAGGACGGCGACTCGCTCTCGCCCGACGAGCTGATCGGGATGGCCTTCCTGCTGCTGGTCGCCGGCCACGAGACCACCGTCAACCTCATCTCGAACGGCGTCCGCGCCCTGCTGGCCCACCCCGCCCAGCTGGCCGAGCTGCGCGCCGACCCGGACAAACTGCTCGACGCGGCGGTGGAGGAGATGCTCCGCTACGACGGCCCCGTCCAGAACTCCACCTACCGCTACGCCGCCACCGACGTGCAGCTCGGCGGTGTGGTCATACCCGCCGGGTCCATCGTGCTCGCCTCGCTGGCCGGGGCCGACCGCGACCCCGGCCGCTTCGCCGACCCGGACGTCTTCGACATCCACCGGGCCCCGCAGGGCCACCTCGCCTTCGGACACGGGCTGCACTTCTGCATCGGCGCCCCGTTGGCCCGCATGGAGGGCAGGATCGCGGTGCGCGGCCTGCTGGAGCGCTTCCCCGGGCTGGCCGAGGACCCGGCGGCCGGACCCCGCCAGTGGCTGCCCGGCAGCCTGATGCGCGGGGTGAGAAGCCTCCCGGTGCGCTGGTAG